In Neodiprion pinetum isolate iyNeoPine1 chromosome 6, iyNeoPine1.2, whole genome shotgun sequence, one genomic interval encodes:
- the LOC124221408 gene encoding mucin-5AC isoform X3 codes for MSAMASRYAVLIAFLVCVAQTLAQIYTGNSPVAATQVPAASPKNELLTQTVYGFLDFTTTIGNTVMVFSPNSAPPEGNKPEKTVVKSQAQPIQTKPAESSKKVPDIQPSKTHKSESREETKKQEVKETKIVVNSVIKQKVVKNSEDNLVPAKRESVKTRVDVVTNSPVVSSVVEVRPVNEVPNVVKNNLAEPEYDFLSKQPTQSVDETYKLINLRPSSKHQAKPRPTARRSKDNPTGLVTKLGGTIVKDGLTTVHETNVIGTYINGKYAQVLQSSSRVLGGVQQPEGKIRPTNSHRILKTIGPQHGKPRPQLEPTPTLQDDSPGLSPESIVNAQSGTNIRTSRRHSSNNQHRPKFRNNKLPEDSESGEQISTQRSSGKNRPAAGRPGYRNRSQITTTTTSEAPVTRRRNGFRPSNQPSPPAKQNRARIESSSSSSSSSSSNNSPKVEDDIEKPLTPEASVQVQEVVVDDKDNRQIQISQKKIQEQETTVEDEQPEARESEDDGDAVQEPQILPLETINVEISTPADFNDVYFEIATIKSPYTFQVGTQRNTRYVTVTSTVKKSFATAEASPSVNPSEPLTENILANTGAAYETTLPLDSSVATLPAISLDPGQATPPLETITETFSTTQTLLKTHLLPVVADGNTTKLTLVQTYHIARVVTATKTLPPMELYQFIPSKTLNEFNSRLDEAGSELHLELDFGDDDRDDDDILKRVAPPSDSDSDLNPFRHGDSAGKTKAGQEAHPSPMEPQLSPEQAQQLALLKYFGQPQPQVITTSRPVVVVETLYESHVIPLVSKGNTIFSTLSRPVGTVPKTTYEYGTSTIAPLLPQVPQVPQVPQVPQQLFQQPQQQQPQFTVTTAPIVTQTLATVSDSRVLRLTFGAKTAFTTLFSTRVVPTAVTTYVTSTVPIQPTVPAFPGYFPPAVGYPGYPFVG; via the exons ATGAGCGCCATGGCTTCGAGATACGCTGTCTTGATCGCATTCCTCGTTTGCG TTGCTCAAACCTTGGCTCAAATTTATACCGGAAATTCGCCAGTGGCTGCGACGCAAGTACCAGCAGCATCaccaaaaaatgaattgctCACGCAGACTGTTTACGGATTTCTCGACTTCACGACGACCATTGGAAACACAGTGATGGTTTTCAGTCCCAACAGTGCTCCTCCTG AGGGAAACAAGCCAGAGAAAACTGTCGTCAAGTCGCAAGCGCAACCGATTCAAACAAAGCCGGCGGAAAGTTCGAAAAAAGTACCCGACATCCAGCCCAGCAAAACTCACAAGAGCGAATCGCGTGAAGAGACGAAAAAACAAGAGGTTAAGGAAACCAAGATCGTCGTAAACTCGGTTATCAAACAGAAGGTCGTGAAGAATTCCGAAGACAACCTGGTGCCGGCGAAACGTGAg AGTGTGAAGACTCGGGTGGACGTTGTTACGAACAGCCCCGTAGTTTCGAGCGTTGTGGAAGTCCGGCCGGTCAACGAGGTGCCAAACGTTGTCAAGAACAATTTAGCCGAGCCTGAGTACGACTTCCTGTCAAAACAACCGACGCAGAGCGTCGACGAAACTTACAAG CTTATAAACTTGAGACCATCTTCGAAACATCAGGCGAAACCAAGGCCCACGGCTAGACGATCCAAGGACAACCCAACCGGTTTGGTAACGAAACTGGGAGGCACCATTGTCAAGGATGGTTTGACCACCGTCCACGAGACCAACGTCATAGGTACTTACATCAATGGAAAGTACGCCCAGGTACTACAGAGTTCATCGCGCGTGTTGGGTGGCGTCCAGCAGCCGGAGGGTAAAATCAGGCCCACCAATTCccacagaattttgaaaaccatCGGACCTCAGCACGGCAAGCCGAGACCTCAACTCGAGCCGACCCCGACACTTCAGGACGACTCGCCGGGACTTTCGCCCGAAAGCATCGTCAACGCTCAGTCAG GTACTAACATAAGGACTTCTCGGCGTCATTCGAGCAACAATCAACACCGTCCCAAGTTCCGTAACAACAAGCTTCCCGAGGATTCCGAGAGCGGTGAACAAATTTCCACGCAGAGATCGTCCGGGAAAAATCGACCAGCGGCCGGAAGACCCGGTTACAG GAACAGAAGTCAAatcacgacgacgacgactagCGAAGCACCAGTAACTCGACGTAGAAACGGTTTCAGGCCAAGTAATCAGCCCAGTCCTCCAGCGAAGCAGAATAGAGCGAGAATCGAGTCGTCATCCTCATCATCGTCGTCTTCGTCATCGAACAATTCACCAAAG GTTGAAGATGACATCGAGAAGCCCTTGACGCCGGAAGCCAGTGTCCAGGTCCAAGAAGTCGTCGTTGACGATAAAGATAACAGACAGATCCAGATCAGCCAGAAAAAGATACAGGAACAAGAAACAACTGTCGAGGACGAGCAGCCTGAGGCCAGAGAATCCGAGGATGACGGAGACGCCGTTCAGGAACCGCAAATCCTTCCGCTTGAAACTATCAATGTCGAGATATCGACGCCGGCCGATTTCAACGACGTTTACTTCGAAATAGCCACCATCAAATCGCCTTATACATTCCAG GTTGGAACGCAGAGGAACACTCGGTACGTGACGGTGACTTCGACGGTGAAGAAGAGTTTCGCAACGGCGGAAGCATCGCCGTCGGTAAACCCGTCGGAGCCACTAACGGAGAACATTCTAGCCAACACTGGCGCGGCGTACGAAACGACTCTTCCCCTGGACTCGTCCGTGGCGACACTTCCGGCGATATCCCTCGACCCAGGTCAGGCGACGCCACCGTTGGAGACGATAACCGAGACCTTCTCGACGACTCAAACGCTCCTCAAGACCCACCTTCTGCCGGTGGTGGCGGATGGTAACACGACGAAGCTGACTCTGGTCCAGACCTACCACATCGCCAGGGTGGTAACGGCCACGAAGACGCTGCCGCCGATGGAGCTGTACCAGTTCATACCGAGCAAAACTCTCAACGAGTTCAACTCCCGGCTTGACGAGGCTGGAAGCGAGCTTCACCTGGAGCTCGACTTCGGCGACGACGACAGGGACGACGATGATATATTAAAACGCGTCGCACCCCCGTCCGACTCTGACTCTGACTTGAACCCCTTCCGCCACGGGGATTCAGCCGGGAAGACCAAGGCTGGTCAGGAGGCTCACCCATCCCCGATGGAGCCTCAACTCAGTCCGGAACAAGCCCAGCAGCTCGCTCTGCTCAAGTACTTCGGCCAGCCTCAGCCCCAGGTGATAACAACCTCGCGGCcagtcgtcgtcgtcgagacCCTCTACGAGTCCCACGTTATCCCGCTCGTCAGCAAGGGAAACACCATATTCTCGACCCTCTCGAGGCCCGTCGGTACCGTACCCAAGACCACCTACGAGTACGGCACGTCGACCATCGCCCCGCTCCTGCCCCAGGTGCCCCAGGTACCCCAGGTACCCCAGGTGCCCCAGCAGCTCTTCCAGCAGCCCCAGCAACAGCAGCCCCAGTTCACCGTGACCACGGCTCCGATAGTGACTCAGACCCTGGCGACCGTCTCCGACTCCAGGGTGCTCAGACTTACCTTCGGCGCGAAGACAGCCTTCACGACCTTGTTCTCAACGAGGGTCGTCCCCACCGCGGTCACGACCTACGTGACATCGACAGTCCCTATCCAGCCGACGGTACCAGCTTTTCCGGGTTATTTCCCACCCGCGGTTGGATATCCGGGTTATCCGTTCGTCGGTTAG